A section of the Pedobacter sp. HDW13 genome encodes:
- a CDS encoding translocation/assembly module TamB domain-containing protein translates to MQTYFSDQNNLNLQAFSLIIRRSFAPGNGGQSIGNQLSSTATSTATELVFNQFNNVLSSLNLNFVDLNVRSLSEANASFKFFNDRLIINAGIVDRNSVNDFTIIDFGKDNVGREVEAVFLIKKDGSLTIKAANKPPTQQSIFLNSGISPTANVTSFGLVYTQQFDTFKEFIQKISGSYRRNLKRKQSEAPVKTNKSLNKDVIINQTKGNQRR, encoded by the coding sequence TTGCAAACTTATTTCAGTGATCAGAACAACCTGAATTTGCAGGCCTTCAGTTTAATTATCAGAAGAAGTTTTGCACCTGGAAACGGTGGCCAGTCAATCGGAAACCAATTGAGCTCAACCGCTACGAGTACAGCAACTGAACTGGTATTTAACCAGTTCAACAACGTACTTTCTTCTTTAAACTTAAACTTTGTCGATCTGAACGTTCGCTCGTTAAGCGAGGCCAATGCATCATTTAAATTCTTTAATGACCGTCTGATTATTAATGCGGGTATTGTAGATCGTAACAGCGTAAACGATTTTACCATCATCGATTTTGGTAAAGACAATGTAGGTAGAGAAGTTGAAGCTGTATTCCTGATCAAGAAAGATGGAAGTTTAACCATTAAAGCAGCCAATAAACCACCTACACAACAAAGTATTTTCTTAAACAGCGGTATTAGTCCAACGGCCAATGTAACGTCGTTTGGTTTGGTGTACACCCAGCAGTTTGATACGTTTAAAGAGTTTATCCAGAAAATTTCAGGCTCGTATCGCCGTAACTTAAAAAGGAAACAAAGCGAAGCGCCGGTTAAAACCAATAAATCGCTCAATAAAGATGTGATTATTAATCAAACGAAGGGAAACCAAAGGAGGTAG
- the nth gene encoding endonuclease III → MLKKERYKLFVEHFSAKQPDAETELHYNNPYQLLVAVILSAQCTDKRVNMVTPALFQRFPNAKALAEVTPDIVFDYIRSISYPNNKAKHLVGMANILLNEFNDVVPSGIDDLQKMPGVGRKTANVIASVIYNAPAMAVDTHVFRVANRLGLTNGKTPLAVEKDLVKNLPEHDIHIAHHWLILHGRYVCVARSPKCDVCEITYMCRYFERLTAQNERDKLKA, encoded by the coding sequence ATGCTTAAAAAAGAACGTTATAAACTTTTTGTAGAACATTTTTCGGCCAAGCAGCCAGATGCCGAAACCGAATTGCATTACAACAATCCGTACCAGCTTTTAGTTGCAGTAATCCTCTCTGCACAATGCACCGATAAAAGGGTAAACATGGTTACCCCTGCCCTTTTTCAACGTTTCCCTAATGCCAAAGCACTTGCAGAGGTTACACCCGATATTGTTTTCGATTACATCAGAAGTATCAGTTATCCTAATAATAAGGCTAAACACCTGGTGGGTATGGCCAATATTCTGCTTAACGAATTTAACGATGTTGTACCTTCGGGCATTGATGACTTGCAAAAGATGCCAGGTGTTGGTCGTAAAACAGCCAATGTAATTGCATCGGTAATTTATAATGCACCAGCTATGGCAGTAGATACACACGTTTTCCGCGTGGCCAACCGCTTAGGTTTAACCAACGGCAAAACGCCTTTAGCAGTAGAAAAAGACCTGGTTAAAAACCTGCCAGAGCACGATATCCACATTGCCCACCACTGGCTTATTTTGCACGGGCGCTACGTTTGTGTGGCCAGGAGCCCCAAATGCGATGTTTGCGAAATCACCTACATGTGCAGGTATTTTGAACGACTAACCGCCCAAAATGAAAGAGACAAGTTAAAAGCTTAA
- a CDS encoding START-like domain-containing protein, producing MAEKKKFTLEYEVRSSPRILYSFISEPNGLSQWFADDVVFRDQVYTFTWDDEQLKAKMVSVKENKLVKFKWLDDEPQCYFEMEIVQDELTNDVALSITDFTTDELLAEKKLIWDNQIDYLISVLGA from the coding sequence ATGGCAGAAAAGAAAAAATTTACACTAGAGTACGAAGTTAGATCGTCACCAAGAATATTATACAGCTTTATAAGCGAGCCCAACGGTTTGTCGCAATGGTTTGCCGACGATGTGGTTTTCCGCGATCAGGTATATACTTTTACCTGGGACGATGAGCAGCTGAAAGCGAAAATGGTTTCGGTTAAAGAAAATAAGCTGGTAAAGTTTAAATGGCTTGATGATGAGCCTCAATGTTATTTTGAGATGGAAATTGTGCAGGATGAACTAACCAACGATGTTGCCCTCTCGATTACCGATTTTACTACCGACGAGCTTCTGGCCGAGAAGAAATTAATCTGGGATAACCAGATCGATTACCTGATTAGTGTTTTGGGTGCATAA
- a CDS encoding LptF/LptG family permease: protein MMFILLMFFLFKWIDDLIGKGFEWYTILELMYYASAANVSMALPLSVLLSSIMTFGSLGENYELVAIKSAGISLQKAMRPLFVVILILTVSSFFFANYMLPKANLKFGSLLYDIRNKKLSFLIKPGVFNNAIPGYAIRVDSKEDDGTLHNIMIYDHKENNGIPKVILAKEGKMEKTADGKFLVLSLKNGVQYEEQASSNGMYNPRQVFSRRRFKETAPRFDMSSFDGNTTDPNAFGNSTPMLNLKGIVRKRDSLTKQLDTIHMRTIENLTSNFKQFNVTKGYTKIKAAPAKIDDVVLKSIPNGSRKQALDNATNVVANIMQHVPNWAPRQTDLTGEIIFTTVEYQRKFTLAASCILLFFIGAPLGAIIRKGGMGLPVVVAISFFLVYHIITTVAEKSAREGNLNPIVGMWMAMIVLSPLAAFLTYKATVDSALFDVNYYKQMLLKVFKKKEK, encoded by the coding sequence ATGATGTTCATCTTGCTAATGTTTTTTCTGTTTAAATGGATTGATGATCTCATTGGCAAAGGCTTCGAATGGTATACCATTCTGGAGCTGATGTATTATGCCTCGGCAGCAAACGTTTCGATGGCCTTGCCGTTATCAGTTCTGCTTTCTTCTATCATGACTTTCGGTTCGCTGGGCGAAAATTACGAGCTGGTGGCCATTAAATCGGCTGGTATTTCGTTGCAGAAAGCCATGCGCCCGCTTTTCGTGGTGATTTTAATCCTTACCGTATCGTCGTTTTTCTTTGCGAACTACATGTTGCCCAAAGCCAATTTAAAGTTTGGTTCGCTGTTGTACGATATCCGCAACAAAAAACTTTCCTTCCTGATAAAACCAGGTGTGTTTAATAATGCCATACCGGGTTATGCCATCCGTGTCGATTCGAAAGAGGACGACGGTACCCTGCATAACATTATGATTTACGATCATAAAGAAAATAATGGCATTCCGAAGGTAATTTTGGCCAAAGAAGGCAAGATGGAAAAAACTGCCGATGGTAAGTTTCTGGTGCTGAGCCTTAAAAACGGCGTACAGTATGAGGAGCAGGCCAGTAGCAACGGGATGTATAACCCCAGGCAGGTTTTCTCGCGCAGGAGATTTAAAGAAACTGCGCCACGTTTCGATATGTCGTCGTTTGATGGCAACACAACCGACCCTAACGCATTTGGCAATAGTACCCCGATGTTAAACCTGAAAGGGATTGTGCGCAAACGCGATTCGCTTACCAAACAGCTCGACACGATACATATGCGTACTATCGAGAATTTGACCAGTAACTTTAAGCAGTTTAACGTAACCAAAGGTTATACCAAAATAAAGGCTGCACCTGCTAAAATTGATGATGTGGTGCTGAAGAGTATTCCAAACGGATCGCGCAAGCAGGCCCTTGATAATGCCACCAATGTGGTAGCCAATATTATGCAGCATGTACCCAACTGGGCACCACGTCAAACCGATTTAACGGGCGAAATTATCTTCACTACGGTAGAGTACCAGCGTAAGTTTACCCTGGCGGCATCGTGTATCCTGCTGTTCTTTATCGGGGCACCATTAGGCGCCATTATCAGAAAAGGAGGGATGGGCTTACCCGTTGTAGTAGCCATTTCGTTCTTCCTGGTGTATCACATTATTACCACTGTTGCCGAGAAATCGGCAAGGGAGGGTAACCTAAACCCAATAGTGGGTATGTGGATGGCCATGATTGTGCTATCGCCACTGGCTGCTTTTTTAACTTATAAGGCTACAGTTGATTCGGCTCTTTTTGATGTAAATTATTACAAGCAGATGCTGCTTAAAGTGTTTAAAAAGAAGGAAAAGTAA
- the tsaD gene encoding tRNA (adenosine(37)-N6)-threonylcarbamoyltransferase complex transferase subunit TsaD, which yields MSVILAIESSCDDTSVAICNNGKITANVIANQTIHQNYGGVIPELASRVHQQNIVPAVQQALINAKVTKQDINAVAFTQGPGLLGSLLVGVSFAKSFALALNIPLISVNHMHAHILAHFIDDPKPSFPFLCLTVSGGHTQIVLVKDYFDMEIVGETLDDAAGEAFDKTAKLLALPYPGGPLIDKHAKLGNPLAFKFAEPQIPELNFSFSGFKTSILYFIRKQEKENPNFIADHLDDICASVQHSIVQILLNKLKKAAKQFGINEIAIAGGVSANSGLRDGLQQTADELGWKVYVPAFQYCTDNAGMIGIAGYHKFLAKDFVGQEVSPMARMEF from the coding sequence TTGTCTGTTATACTTGCTATCGAGTCCTCTTGCGATGATACTTCAGTTGCTATCTGTAACAACGGCAAAATTACTGCCAATGTTATTGCAAACCAAACAATTCATCAAAATTATGGTGGTGTAATCCCTGAATTGGCTTCGAGGGTACATCAACAAAATATTGTGCCCGCTGTGCAGCAGGCTTTAATTAATGCCAAAGTTACAAAACAGGACATTAATGCCGTTGCTTTTACACAAGGGCCGGGTTTGCTGGGTTCACTTTTGGTTGGCGTTTCTTTTGCAAAATCATTTGCACTAGCCTTAAATATACCTTTAATTTCTGTGAATCACATGCATGCGCACATATTGGCGCATTTTATCGATGATCCTAAACCGAGTTTCCCTTTCTTATGTTTAACCGTTTCGGGTGGGCATACACAGATTGTACTGGTGAAAGATTACTTCGATATGGAAATTGTTGGCGAAACGCTTGATGATGCCGCCGGAGAAGCTTTTGATAAAACGGCTAAATTGCTGGCCTTACCTTATCCGGGTGGCCCCTTAATTGATAAACATGCTAAACTGGGAAATCCGCTGGCGTTTAAATTTGCTGAACCACAAATACCTGAGCTGAATTTTAGCTTCAGCGGTTTTAAAACTTCTATCTTGTATTTTATCAGGAAACAGGAAAAGGAAAACCCTAATTTTATCGCTGATCATTTAGATGATATCTGTGCATCGGTGCAGCATAGTATTGTGCAAATTTTATTAAATAAGTTAAAAAAAGCAGCAAAACAGTTTGGTATTAATGAAATTGCCATTGCTGGCGGTGTTTCGGCAAACTCAGGCCTACGCGATGGTTTACAGCAAACCGCTGATGAGCTGGGTTGGAAAGTTTATGTGCCGGCGTTTCAGTATTGTACAGATAATGCAGGTATGATTGGCATTGCAGGCTACCACAAGTTTTTGGCAAAAGATTTTGTAGGGCAGGAAGTATCGCCAATGGCAAGGATGGAATTTTAA
- the recA gene encoding recombinase RecA, translating to MSNANPDKLKALQLTLDKLEKSYGKGTIMKLGDTAVEAIEYISTGSISLDIALGIGGIPKGRVIEIYGPESSGKTTLATHIIAEAQKKGGIAAFIDAEHAFDQFYAKKLGVDTDNLLISQPDNGEQALEIADNLIRSGAIDVIVIDSVAALVPKSEIEGEMGDSKMGLHARLMSQALRKLTGTISKTGCCCIFINQLRDKIGVMFGNPETTTGGNALKFYASVRLDIRRISQIKDSDEVSGNRVKVKIVKNKVAPPFRIAEFDVMFGEGISKNGEIIDLGVDFGIIKKAGSWFSYGDTKLGQGRDAVKQLLSDNPELAEELEAKIKAEVTGDKLVEE from the coding sequence ATGAGCAACGCAAATCCAGATAAATTAAAAGCCCTTCAGCTTACTTTAGACAAGCTCGAAAAATCGTATGGTAAAGGCACTATCATGAAACTTGGCGATACCGCTGTTGAAGCCATAGAATATATTTCCACAGGATCAATAAGTTTAGATATCGCTTTAGGTATTGGCGGTATTCCAAAAGGGCGTGTAATAGAAATTTATGGCCCGGAATCTTCTGGTAAAACCACTTTAGCAACCCACATTATTGCCGAAGCGCAGAAAAAAGGTGGCATTGCTGCTTTTATTGATGCAGAGCATGCTTTCGATCAGTTTTATGCAAAAAAATTAGGTGTAGATACCGATAATCTTTTAATCTCTCAACCAGATAACGGTGAGCAGGCACTAGAAATTGCCGATAACCTGATCCGTTCAGGGGCTATTGATGTAATTGTAATTGACTCTGTAGCTGCTCTAGTTCCTAAAAGCGAGATTGAAGGTGAAATGGGTGATAGTAAAATGGGTTTACATGCCCGTTTAATGAGTCAGGCCTTACGTAAATTAACCGGAACAATTTCAAAAACAGGATGTTGCTGTATCTTCATCAACCAGTTGCGCGATAAAATTGGTGTAATGTTCGGCAACCCCGAAACTACAACCGGCGGTAACGCTTTAAAATTCTACGCATCAGTACGTTTAGATATCCGCCGTATTTCTCAGATCAAAGATTCTGACGAAGTTTCAGGTAACCGCGTTAAAGTTAAGATTGTTAAAAATAAAGTAGCTCCTCCTTTCCGTATTGCAGAATTTGATGTGATGTTTGGTGAAGGCATCTCTAAAAACGGTGAGATCATCGATTTAGGTGTTGACTTCGGCATCATCAAAAAAGCAGGTTCATGGTTCTCTTATGGCGATACCAAATTAGGACAAGGCAGGGACGCAGTAAAACAACTGTTGAGTGATAACCCTGAGTTAGCCGAAGAACTGGAAGCTAAAATTAAAGCCGAAGTAACCGGCGATAAGCTGGTAGAAGAATAA
- a CDS encoding translocation/assembly module TamB domain-containing protein, with protein sequence MLLALLIFSLQFKPVQTYFAQKTAAYLSKELKTTISIKSLYIKPFKSIVLEDLLVLDLQKDTLLSTPQFMVDINRLSIDKRIIDISTVQINNGRFFLKDFKDKSSNLDFIINYFDSGKPTVKKKKSKPYDIKLGRIILNKFAFRYKNFAAKDTTLGKSVNFENVDVKELSGIFEGLDTKNHLVKTNIKNLTLKERSGFYLKNLTAQTTIDSNAIELKNLLLETSQSRLTNYYQMRFKSYKDFNHYVDNVRMKAIFKDSHLTSRDVAFFAPELSTMKLDLDVDGQITGLVNNLRAKKLSIKTGKATYIKGDFILKGLPKWKETFMDLNIEMAATNRTDLDEVLAGITNSKKQIVPAIVNKFGNINFNGSFTGFQNDFIAYGEFKTKLGRIVSDVNMKIDKNDIPTYTGNVKSYDFNLGNLVEEKSLGRISSSLYVKGRGTELKNLTEKINGDVDYIDFNNYRYHNVKIDGTFDKKYFDGKLSINDRNVKLVFDGGVNLNPKLPVFNFNATISKARLKALKLLKDSLMVDAKFKTNFSGTNLNNISGKLLIEEVRLQNPKGIYSVDSVQLTANGTGANRVLDIRSDILDAGIQGEYDLNSIVSYYKAIAKTYIPSLKADIFKYKNQIFKFKLLIKKFEPIAQIFIPGLELEEGATFNGDFDSRNNTAALNGFVKKLKYNGIVVNNIILDENTTPQQLQLIVTSDRVQLNDSLFIKDVNVSNILRNDSLAFNVKMSNADEDNQLDLNGLVEFTKNQDTTARLSVLPSILKINNEEWRIQEKVRIVLNNGKTEITNFDLTNGKQQLTIDGLISEDPKDLITVGFKDFNLKTLNPFTKGAGIKLGGNANGKTNLYGILKAPRVNDDLKIDSLNFNDIYIGTLTDTSSYNNATNKIDVFTRIVAEDSETFKLTGNLNLKEKEIDLSIKMNESKLTILEPFVKQLVSNLRGNISADLTVKGKFDKPQINGTVALDKGQLMVNYLKTTYVITDEVQVSNSVIDLGEEFKLADLEGHEATAEGTVDLNNINYPTLDVKVTANSLMALNTTAKDNSVYYGRAYGTGVFKFTGPTNKMKIDIKAKTEKGTVFNLPLNSSETISDKDFINFVSRDSTVAVKKTTNFDGLTLTFKLTIDPNTTANIFTTLGNLSGKGNAELNLNINSFGDFEMSGDYIIETGSFDFTAQEVINKKFEIRQGGTIRWTGNPTAAQINLKAVYALRASLNDLYKAANRDASSNANQRVNTEVEMGLTGLLLKPEIKLDINFPRSLLLKRSCKLISVIRTT encoded by the coding sequence TTGCTGCTCGCGCTTCTTATTTTTTCACTACAATTTAAGCCTGTTCAAACTTATTTTGCGCAGAAAACTGCTGCATACTTATCAAAAGAGCTTAAAACCACCATATCAATCAAGAGTCTGTACATCAAGCCTTTTAAATCTATCGTACTCGAAGATTTATTAGTACTCGATCTTCAAAAAGACACTTTACTGAGCACACCTCAATTTATGGTCGATATTAACCGCTTATCTATTGATAAACGCATTATTGATATCAGTACGGTTCAGATCAACAACGGCCGCTTTTTCCTAAAGGATTTCAAAGATAAGTCTTCTAACCTCGATTTCATTATAAACTATTTCGATTCTGGTAAACCTACTGTAAAGAAAAAGAAAAGCAAGCCTTACGATATTAAGCTGGGCCGTATTATCTTAAACAAGTTTGCTTTCAGGTATAAAAATTTCGCTGCCAAAGATACCACCCTGGGCAAAAGTGTAAATTTCGAAAACGTAGATGTTAAAGAACTTAGTGGTATTTTTGAGGGGCTCGACACTAAAAACCACCTGGTTAAAACGAATATCAAAAATTTAACACTGAAAGAAAGAAGCGGCTTTTACCTTAAAAACCTTACCGCACAAACCACCATCGATAGTAATGCAATTGAGTTGAAAAACCTGTTACTCGAAACTAGCCAGAGCCGCCTAACCAATTACTACCAGATGCGGTTTAAAAGCTACAAGGATTTTAACCACTATGTAGATAATGTGCGCATGAAGGCTATCTTTAAAGACAGCCACCTTACCTCTAGAGACGTTGCTTTTTTTGCACCCGAGCTCAGCACTATGAAACTCGATCTAGATGTTGACGGGCAGATAACAGGTCTGGTAAATAACCTTCGGGCTAAAAAGCTTTCGATAAAAACAGGAAAAGCCACTTACATTAAAGGCGATTTTATATTAAAGGGATTACCCAAGTGGAAAGAAACCTTTATGGACCTGAACATTGAAATGGCCGCCACCAATAGGACCGATCTGGATGAAGTATTGGCTGGCATTACAAACAGCAAGAAACAAATTGTTCCGGCAATTGTAAATAAATTTGGTAACATTAACTTTAACGGAAGTTTCACTGGTTTCCAGAACGATTTTATTGCCTATGGCGAGTTTAAAACTAAACTAGGCCGTATTGTTTCGGATGTAAACATGAAGATCGATAAAAATGATATTCCTACCTACACCGGAAACGTAAAGAGTTATGATTTTAACCTCGGCAACCTGGTTGAAGAAAAAAGCCTGGGCCGTATCAGCTCTTCGTTATACGTAAAAGGTCGTGGTACTGAACTCAAAAACCTCACTGAGAAAATAAACGGCGATGTAGATTATATCGATTTTAACAATTATCGCTACCACAATGTAAAAATCGACGGAACCTTTGATAAAAAATATTTCGACGGTAAGCTGAGTATAAACGACCGAAACGTGAAACTGGTTTTTGATGGCGGTGTTAACCTCAACCCCAAGTTACCGGTATTTAATTTCAACGCTACCATTTCTAAAGCTCGTTTGAAAGCCTTAAAGCTGCTAAAAGATTCGCTGATGGTAGATGCGAAATTTAAAACCAATTTTTCGGGCACCAACCTAAACAACATTTCGGGTAAATTATTAATTGAAGAGGTTAGGCTCCAAAACCCTAAGGGTATTTACAGTGTCGATTCGGTGCAGTTAACCGCCAATGGCACTGGCGCTAACCGTGTACTCGATATCCGTTCAGACATTCTGGATGCGGGCATTCAGGGCGAATACGACCTAAACTCTATTGTTTCTTATTATAAGGCGATTGCCAAAACCTATATCCCCTCGTTAAAGGCCGATATTTTTAAATACAAAAACCAGATTTTTAAATTTAAACTGCTGATTAAAAAGTTCGAGCCTATTGCGCAGATATTTATTCCGGGCCTAGAACTGGAGGAAGGCGCAACGTTTAACGGAGATTTCGACTCGCGAAACAATACCGCTGCACTCAATGGTTTTGTTAAAAAACTGAAGTATAACGGCATTGTGGTAAACAACATTATCCTCGATGAAAATACCACTCCTCAGCAACTCCAGCTTATTGTTACCTCCGATCGGGTACAGCTAAACGACAGTTTGTTTATTAAAGATGTAAACGTTTCGAATATCCTGCGCAACGACAGCCTGGCTTTCAACGTTAAAATGTCGAACGCCGATGAAGACAACCAGCTCGATTTAAACGGTTTGGTCGAATTCACCAAAAATCAGGACACCACAGCCCGCCTGAGCGTGCTTCCTTCTATTTTAAAAATCAACAACGAAGAATGGCGCATACAGGAGAAGGTGCGTATTGTGCTCAACAATGGCAAAACCGAGATCACCAATTTTGACCTAACCAACGGAAAACAGCAGTTAACTATCGACGGATTGATTTCAGAAGATCCTAAAGATTTAATTACCGTAGGATTTAAAGATTTTAACCTTAAAACGCTGAACCCTTTTACCAAAGGCGCCGGTATTAAACTGGGCGGTAATGCCAATGGAAAAACCAATTTGTACGGCATCCTCAAAGCACCACGCGTAAACGACGACCTAAAAATAGATTCACTGAACTTTAACGATATTTATATTGGTACCCTTACCGATACCTCATCGTACAACAACGCCACCAATAAAATTGATGTGTTTACACGCATCGTGGCCGAAGATTCTGAAACTTTTAAACTGACCGGAAACCTCAACCTGAAAGAGAAAGAAATTGACCTATCTATAAAAATGAACGAAAGTAAACTCACTATTTTAGAGCCTTTTGTAAAACAACTGGTATCTAATTTAAGAGGAAATATTTCTGCCGATTTAACGGTTAAGGGCAAATTTGATAAACCGCAAATTAACGGTACTGTAGCCCTCGATAAAGGACAATTGATGGTAAATTACCTCAAAACCACTTATGTAATTACCGATGAGGTACAGGTAAGCAATAGTGTGATTGATTTGGGAGAAGAATTTAAACTGGCCGATTTAGAAGGCCATGAAGCTACCGCAGAAGGCACTGTAGACCTGAACAACATTAACTACCCTACCCTGGATGTTAAGGTAACCGCCAACAGCTTAATGGCCTTAAATACTACAGCAAAAGATAACTCGGTTTATTATGGTCGTGCGTACGGCACAGGGGTATTTAAGTTTACTGGGCCTACCAATAAAATGAAAATCGATATTAAGGCGAAAACAGAGAAAGGAACAGTTTTCAATTTACCTTTAAACAGCTCGGAAACGATATCGGATAAAGATTTCATCAATTTTGTAAGCCGCGATTCAACAGTTGCAGTTAAGAAAACAACCAATTTTGATGGCTTAACGTTAACTTTTAAATTAACCATCGACCCCAATACCACAGCCAATATTTTTACCACACTAGGTAATTTGAGTGGAAAGGGTAATGCAGAACTGAACCTGAACATCAACAGTTTTGGAGATTTCGAAATGTCGGGCGATTATATTATTGAAACCGGAAGTTTCGATTTTACAGCCCAGGAAGTAATTAATAAGAAATTTGAGATCAGACAAGGCGGTACCATCCGTTGGACAGGTAACCCTACTGCCGCGCAAATTAACCTCAAAGCAGTTTATGCGCTTAGGGCAAGTTTAAACGATTTGTATAAAGCGGCCAACCGCGATGCGAGCAGCAATGCCAACCAAAGGGTAAATACCGAGGTAGAAATGGGTTTAACTGGTCTTTTATTAAAACCGGAGATTAAACTTGATATCAATTTCCCGCGCAGCCTTCTATTAAAGAGGAGTTGCAAACTTATTTCAGTGATCAGAACAACCTGA
- a CDS encoding bifunctional 3,4-dihydroxy-2-butanone-4-phosphate synthase/GTP cyclohydrolase II yields MQTKLNTIEEAVADIKAGKVIIVVDDENRENEGDFLTAAENATPEVINFMATYGRGLICAPLTEERCKELNLDLMVGKNTAAYETNFTVSVDLVGHGCTTGISASDRSKTMLALVDPKTDPAELGRPGHIFPLIAKDGGVIRRAGHTEAAVDLARLAGMKPAGLLVEILKEDGEMARLPDLFKIAEQHQLKIISIEDLIAYRLNLDSLIKQEVSIALPTAWGDFKMTAYTQLDNNATHLAISKGEWTADEPILARVHSSCVTGDIFGSCRCDCGPQLHKALEMIEKEGKGIVVYMNQEGRGIGLINKLRSYNLQDAGFDTVEANIKLGFKGDERDYGVGAQILRSEGVTKMRLMSNNPTKRAGLIGYGLEVIENIPIEIASNVHNERYLTTKRDKMGHSIMKG; encoded by the coding sequence ATGCAAACGAAATTAAACACAATAGAAGAAGCTGTCGCAGATATAAAAGCTGGTAAAGTGATTATTGTTGTCGACGATGAGAATAGAGAGAATGAAGGTGATTTCTTAACGGCTGCCGAAAATGCAACACCAGAAGTAATCAATTTTATGGCTACTTATGGTCGTGGTTTAATCTGCGCCCCTTTAACCGAAGAGCGTTGTAAAGAGCTTAACCTCGATTTGATGGTGGGTAAAAATACAGCCGCTTACGAAACCAATTTTACTGTTTCGGTAGATTTGGTTGGTCATGGTTGTACTACAGGTATTTCGGCCAGCGACCGTTCTAAAACCATGCTGGCTTTGGTCGATCCTAAAACCGATCCGGCAGAATTGGGCAGACCAGGACATATTTTCCCTTTAATTGCCAAAGATGGGGGGGTAATCCGCAGGGCCGGTCATACCGAAGCTGCGGTAGATTTAGCCCGTTTGGCTGGTATGAAACCTGCTGGTTTATTGGTCGAAATTTTAAAAGAAGATGGCGAAATGGCCCGTCTTCCTGATTTATTTAAAATTGCAGAGCAACACCAGTTAAAAATTATATCAATCGAAGATCTGATTGCTTACCGTTTAAATTTAGATAGCCTGATTAAGCAGGAAGTGAGCATTGCTTTGCCTACTGCCTGGGGTGATTTTAAAATGACGGCTTATACACAATTGGACAATAATGCTACGCATTTAGCCATTTCAAAAGGCGAGTGGACTGCTGATGAGCCTATTTTAGCGCGTGTACACAGTTCTTGTGTAACCGGCGATATTTTTGGTTCGTGCCGTTGTGATTGCGGTCCGCAATTGCATAAGGCCTTAGAGATGATCGAAAAAGAAGGTAAAGGCATTGTAGTTTATATGAATCAGGAGGGTAGAGGTATTGGGCTGATTAATAAACTGCGTTCGTATAACTTACAGGATGCAGGTTTTGATACTGTTGAAGCCAACATTAAACTTGGTTTTAAAGGTGATGAACGTGATTATGGTGTAGGTGCACAGATATTAAGATCGGAAGGCGTAACCAAAATGCGCCTGATGAGTAACAACCCAACTAAAAGGGCTGGTTTAATTGGCTATGGTTTGGAGGTGATAGAAAACATTCCGATCGAAATTGCCAGTAACGTACACAATGAACGTTATTTAACTACTAAAAGAGATAAAATGGGCCATTCTATCATGAAAGGATAG